Proteins from one Thioflavicoccus mobilis 8321 genomic window:
- a CDS encoding glycosyltransferase, with protein sequence MTATSGRIAVFVSFSGHGGVERMIVNLIRGLVDLGRDVDLLPVRRRSPHLDRLPPAVRCLPMGVEHTLLAVPALAGYLRRQRPAALLAAKDRAGRAAVLARALAGTETPIVLRLGTHLSTAMAGKTGLERQLRYAPIRQLYRHLDHIVAVSEGVAADTAAITGLPRSRITVIRNPVITPELAAQGAALCAHPWLQPGGPPVIVGAGRLDRQKDFPTLLRAFARLRATRPCRLVILGNGRDRAALEELARELAITADLDLPGFQTNPYPFMARARLFVLSSAWEGSPNVLTEAMALGTPVVSTDCPSGPAELLDQGRYGPLVPVGDAAALADAMAATLDAPLPATRLQAAVAEYDQAIAARRYLAAMMSADGPG encoded by the coding sequence ATGACCGCCACCTCTGGCCGGATCGCCGTCTTCGTCTCCTTCTCCGGGCACGGTGGCGTCGAGCGGATGATCGTCAACTTGATTCGCGGTCTTGTGGATCTCGGCCGGGACGTCGATCTCCTCCCGGTCCGTCGGCGCAGCCCCCACCTCGACCGCCTCCCCCCCGCGGTCCGGTGCCTACCCATGGGGGTCGAACATACGCTGCTCGCCGTGCCCGCACTCGCCGGCTACTTGCGTCGCCAACGTCCGGCGGCCCTGCTCGCCGCCAAGGACCGGGCCGGGCGCGCCGCCGTCCTCGCGCGGGCCTTGGCGGGCACCGAGACGCCCATCGTGCTGCGCCTCGGCACCCACCTGTCCACGGCGATGGCAGGCAAGACCGGTCTCGAGCGCCAGCTGCGCTATGCGCCGATCCGCCAGCTTTATCGCCACCTCGACCATATCGTCGCCGTCTCCGAGGGTGTCGCCGCGGATACGGCTGCGATTACCGGCCTGCCACGCTCACGCATCACGGTCATCCGCAACCCGGTCATCACCCCCGAGCTCGCCGCTCAGGGCGCAGCCCTCTGCGCCCACCCCTGGCTGCAACCCGGCGGGCCGCCCGTCATCGTCGGGGCCGGACGCCTCGATCGGCAGAAGGACTTTCCGACCCTGCTGCGGGCCTTCGCCCGGCTGCGCGCCACCCGGCCCTGCCGCCTGGTCATCCTTGGCAATGGCCGCGACCGAGCAGCGCTGGAGGAGCTGGCCCGTGAACTCGCGATCACCGCCGACCTGGATCTGCCCGGCTTCCAGACAAACCCTTATCCCTTCATGGCCCGCGCCCGGCTCTTCGTACTCTCCTCGGCCTGGGAGGGTTCGCCGAACGTCCTCACCGAGGCCATGGCGCTCGGCACCCCGGTCGTCTCGACCGACTGCCCAAGCGGCCCGGCCGAGCTACTCGACCAAGGGCGGTACGGGCCGCTCGTGCCGGTCGGCGACGCCGCGGCGCTCGCCGACGCGATGGCGGCGACCCTCGACGCACCCCTGCCCGCCACCCGGTTGCAGGCCGCCGTCGCCGAATACGACCAGGCGATCGCGGCTCGCCGTTATCTGGCCGCCATGATGTCCGCCGACGGACCCGGCTAG
- a CDS encoding acetyl-CoA carboxylase biotin carboxylase subunit: MLRKILIANRGEIAVRIIRACAEMDIRSVAIYADVDRYSLHVKKADEAYSLGADPLAGYLNVHRIVNLAIATGCDAIHPGYGFLSENPELARACARRGITFIGPSASVIQRMGDKTEARLAMQRAGVPVTPGSPGNLASVEEALATAEQIGYPVMLKATSGGGGRGIRRCNDAAELHHNFARVISEATKAFGRAEVFIERCVVNPRHIEVQVLADQHGNCVHLYERDCSIQRRNQKLIEIAPSPQIDEAERQYVGGLAVLAARAVGYTNAGTVEFLQDADGRFYFMEMNTRIQVEHTITESITGVDLVEEQIRIAAGLPLRFRQDQITRRGFAIQFRINAEDPKNNFLPSFGRISRYYASGGPGVRTDGVMYTGYQVPPYYDSMLAKLVVWALTWDDVVNRGTRALRDIGVFGIKTTIPFYLAIMSHPDFRRGRFDTGFLEAHQEELLGYSSKRRKDHIAAAIAAAIAAHAGL; encoded by the coding sequence ATGCTTCGTAAGATCCTGATCGCCAACCGCGGCGAGATCGCCGTACGCATCATCCGCGCCTGCGCGGAGATGGACATCCGCTCGGTCGCCATCTACGCCGACGTCGACCGGTACTCGCTGCACGTGAAGAAGGCGGACGAGGCCTATAGCCTCGGCGCCGATCCGCTCGCCGGCTATCTCAACGTGCACCGGATCGTCAACCTCGCGATCGCCACCGGCTGCGACGCGATCCATCCCGGCTACGGGTTCCTCTCGGAAAACCCGGAGCTGGCCCGCGCCTGCGCGCGCCGCGGCATCACGTTCATCGGGCCCTCGGCGAGCGTGATTCAGCGGATGGGCGACAAGACCGAGGCGCGCCTCGCGATGCAACGGGCCGGCGTGCCCGTCACCCCGGGTAGCCCGGGCAACCTGGCGAGCGTCGAGGAGGCCCTGGCAACGGCCGAGCAGATCGGCTACCCGGTCATGCTCAAGGCGACTTCCGGCGGCGGCGGACGCGGTATCCGACGCTGCAACGACGCCGCCGAGCTGCACCACAACTTTGCACGCGTCATCTCCGAGGCGACCAAGGCCTTCGGCCGCGCCGAGGTCTTCATCGAGCGCTGCGTCGTCAATCCGCGCCATATCGAGGTGCAGGTGCTCGCCGACCAGCACGGCAACTGCGTCCACCTCTACGAGCGGGACTGCTCGATCCAGCGGCGCAATCAGAAGCTGATCGAGATCGCCCCGTCGCCGCAGATCGACGAGGCCGAGCGCCAATACGTCGGTGGTTTGGCGGTGCTCGCCGCACGCGCCGTCGGCTACACCAATGCCGGTACCGTCGAGTTTCTCCAAGACGCCGACGGTCGTTTCTACTTCATGGAGATGAATACCCGCATCCAGGTCGAACACACGATCACCGAGTCGATCACCGGCGTCGACCTGGTCGAAGAACAGATCCGCATCGCCGCCGGCCTGCCGCTGCGCTTCCGCCAAGACCAGATCACGCGGCGCGGCTTCGCGATCCAGTTTCGAATCAATGCCGAAGATCCGAAGAACAACTTCCTGCCGAGTTTCGGCCGCATCTCCCGCTACTACGCCTCCGGGGGCCCGGGGGTGCGCACCGACGGCGTTATGTACACCGGCTACCAGGTACCGCCCTACTATGACTCCATGCTGGCCAAGCTGGTTGTCTGGGCCCTGACCTGGGACGATGTCGTCAACCGCGGCACCCGCGCCCTGCGCGACATCGGGGTTTTCGGGATCAAGACGACGATCCCGTTCTACCTGGCGATCATGAGCCACCCGGACTTCCGCCGGGGCCGCTTCGACACCGGTTTCCTCGAGGCCCACCAGGAAGAGCTGCTCGGTTACTCCAGCAAGCGGCGCAAGGATCACATCGCCGCCGCCATCGCCGCCGCTATCGCCGCCCACGCCGGCCTCTAA
- a CDS encoding lytic transglycosylase domain-containing protein, giving the protein MGNRAIYPMVLAMLIAAVLPTAVGAGERLPTFDEIYRSQHAEELTAWGRRYERGVGVAQDTKKAVQLYCRAAAKGDRDAKYYMGQLLAFGRGIDHDKDLAAAWLHAAAEAGDRRSRNMLMVLNVGDKPTRRAVCPLGSGSVTRIASRSHPAQGAIADLVRRLAPSYGLDPELVLAVIETESNFNPNARSSKNAQGLMQLIPATAARFGVEDTWDPEQNLRGGMAYLSWLLKHFGGDVELALAGYNAGEGAVERHGGIPPYRETRNYVSRIVSRIN; this is encoded by the coding sequence TTGGGAAATAGAGCGATCTACCCGATGGTGCTCGCGATGCTGATCGCGGCCGTCCTGCCCACCGCCGTCGGCGCTGGCGAGCGCCTGCCGACCTTTGACGAAATCTATCGATCCCAACATGCCGAGGAACTGACCGCCTGGGGCCGCCGCTATGAGCGCGGTGTCGGCGTCGCCCAAGATACGAAGAAGGCCGTGCAGCTCTATTGCAGGGCAGCTGCGAAAGGCGATCGCGACGCCAAGTACTACATGGGGCAACTACTCGCCTTCGGTCGTGGCATCGACCACGACAAGGACCTGGCCGCCGCCTGGCTCCACGCTGCCGCCGAAGCGGGCGATCGGCGCTCGCGCAACATGCTGATGGTGCTCAATGTCGGCGACAAGCCGACGCGCCGGGCCGTCTGTCCGCTCGGTAGTGGCAGCGTGACGCGAATCGCGAGCCGGTCTCACCCGGCACAGGGGGCGATTGCCGACTTGGTGCGCCGCCTAGCACCGAGTTATGGTCTGGATCCAGAGCTCGTGCTCGCCGTGATCGAGACCGAATCGAATTTCAATCCGAATGCTCGGTCGTCGAAAAATGCCCAGGGCCTGATGCAGCTCATTCCAGCGACGGCCGCCCGTTTCGGGGTCGAGGACACTTGGGATCCGGAGCAGAATCTCCGCGGTGGCATGGCCTATTTGAGTTGGCTGCTCAAGCACTTCGGCGGTGACGTGGAGCTCGCGCTTGCCGGCTACAATGCCGGTGAGGGTGCGGTCGAGCGGCACGGTGGGATCCCGCCCTATCGGGAGACTCGCAACTACGTCAGCCGCATCGTCTCGCGGATCAACTGA
- a CDS encoding carbon-nitrogen hydrolase, translating to MARPPLTIALAQQSDQGTPPANLAACEAAIREAAARGATLVLLQELHNGAYFCQREDPACFELAEPIPGPTTAHFARLAAELGVVIVGSLFERRASGLYHNTAVVLDNDGRLAGIYRKMHIPDDPGYYEKFYFTPGDLGFEPIDTAVGRLGVLVCWDQWYPEAARLMALAGAELLLYPTAIGWDPSDDAEEQTRQLEAWIGIQRGHAIANALPVAVCNRIGVEPDPSGTTAGAQFWGHSFVCGPQGELLAQAQGDGPELLLAEIDRDRTETVRRLWPFLRDRRIDAYADLLRRYRD from the coding sequence ATGGCGCGCCCCCCGCTGACGATCGCCCTCGCGCAGCAATCCGATCAAGGCACGCCGCCCGCCAACCTGGCCGCCTGCGAGGCAGCCATCCGGGAGGCCGCTGCACGCGGCGCCACCCTCGTGTTGCTCCAGGAACTGCACAACGGGGCCTACTTCTGCCAGCGCGAAGACCCGGCCTGCTTCGAGCTGGCCGAGCCGATCCCGGGCCCGACAACGGCGCATTTCGCGAGGCTGGCCGCCGAGCTCGGCGTCGTCATCGTCGGCTCGCTGTTCGAGCGCCGCGCCTCGGGGCTCTACCACAACACCGCGGTGGTACTGGACAACGATGGCCGGCTCGCCGGGATCTATCGCAAGATGCATATCCCGGACGATCCCGGCTACTACGAAAAATTCTATTTCACCCCTGGCGATCTCGGCTTCGAGCCGATCGACACGGCCGTCGGGCGTCTCGGCGTCCTCGTCTGCTGGGACCAATGGTACCCGGAGGCGGCCCGGTTGATGGCCCTGGCCGGCGCCGAGCTACTCCTCTACCCGACCGCGATCGGCTGGGACCCCAGCGACGACGCCGAGGAACAGACCCGTCAATTGGAGGCCTGGATCGGCATCCAACGCGGCCACGCCATCGCCAATGCGCTACCGGTCGCCGTCTGCAACCGTATCGGCGTCGAGCCCGATCCGAGCGGTACGACCGCCGGCGCACAGTTCTGGGGACATTCGTTCGTCTGTGGCCCGCAAGGCGAGCTGTTGGCGCAGGCCCAGGGCGACGGACCTGAGCTCCTACTCGCGGAGATCGATCGCGACCGCACCGAGACCGTGCGCCGCCTCTGGCCCTTCCTGCGCGACCGGCGCATCGACGCCTATGCCGACCTGTTACGTCGCTACCGCGATTGA
- the gnd gene encoding decarboxylating NADP(+)-dependent phosphogluconate dehydrogenase yields the protein MSDAEIGIIGLAVMGQNLALNMDDHGFRVAVFNRTAAKVDAFLAGPAAGTPIIGCQSLHDLVAALERPRRILMMVRAGAAVDDMITEIAPHLSPGDSLIDGGNSHFRDTERRAGALAAQGIRYVGAGISGGEDGARHGPAIMPGGDPQAWPLVKDLFQTIAAQVDGTPCCQWIGDGGAGHYVKMVHNGIEYADMQLIAEAYLLLRAGVGLGVDEIQSVFADWGEGILNSYLIEITAEILKVKDDDGSPLIDKVLDRAAQKGTGSWTAINALELGVPATLIGEAVFARSLSAMKDERVRAAARLPAAPLSSSIASTDFVDRIHDALYAAKICSYAQGFLLLREAANTHGWKLDLGGIALLWRGGCIIRSGFLNDIKAAYDETPEPESLLQHDFFRLELERTLPNWRKTVAMAIGLGIPTPALASALTFYDGYRSADLSANLIQAQRDYFGAHTYERTDQPRGKAFHSDWDSG from the coding sequence ATGTCTGACGCGGAAATTGGAATCATCGGCCTGGCCGTCATGGGCCAAAATCTGGCCCTCAACATGGACGATCACGGCTTCCGTGTTGCCGTGTTCAACCGCACGGCGGCGAAGGTCGACGCCTTCCTCGCTGGCCCCGCCGCCGGCACGCCTATCATCGGCTGTCAATCGCTGCACGACCTCGTGGCGGCGCTGGAGCGACCACGGCGGATCCTGATGATGGTGCGCGCCGGGGCTGCCGTAGATGACATGATCACCGAGATCGCCCCGCACCTCTCGCCGGGTGACAGTCTCATCGACGGTGGCAACTCGCACTTCCGCGATACCGAACGTCGTGCCGGGGCACTCGCGGCACAGGGGATCCGCTATGTCGGGGCCGGCATCTCCGGGGGCGAGGATGGCGCCCGTCACGGTCCCGCCATCATGCCGGGCGGCGATCCACAGGCCTGGCCGCTCGTCAAGGACCTGTTTCAGACGATCGCCGCCCAGGTGGATGGGACGCCCTGCTGCCAGTGGATCGGCGATGGCGGCGCCGGCCACTATGTGAAGATGGTCCACAACGGCATCGAGTACGCCGACATGCAACTCATCGCCGAGGCCTATCTATTGCTGCGCGCCGGAGTTGGCCTCGGCGTCGATGAGATACAGTCCGTATTCGCCGACTGGGGCGAGGGGATACTCAACTCCTACCTCATCGAGATCACCGCCGAGATCCTCAAGGTGAAGGACGACGACGGATCGCCGCTGATCGACAAGGTCCTCGACCGGGCCGCCCAGAAGGGCACAGGTTCCTGGACCGCGATCAACGCCCTGGAGCTCGGTGTACCGGCCACCCTAATCGGCGAGGCCGTGTTCGCCCGCAGCCTCTCGGCGATGAAGGACGAACGTGTGCGAGCTGCCGCTCGCCTACCGGCCGCGCCCCTGTCCTCCAGCATCGCATCGACCGACTTCGTCGACCGGATCCACGATGCCCTCTACGCCGCGAAGATCTGCTCCTATGCCCAGGGCTTCCTGCTGTTGCGAGAAGCGGCGAACACCCACGGTTGGAAGCTCGACCTCGGTGGCATCGCCCTGCTCTGGCGTGGCGGCTGCATCATCCGCAGCGGTTTTCTCAACGATATCAAGGCCGCCTACGACGAGACACCCGAACCGGAATCCCTCCTTCAGCATGACTTCTTCCGCCTCGAACTGGAACGCACCTTACCCAACTGGCGCAAGACGGTAGCGATGGCCATCGGGCTCGGCATTCCGACCCCGGCGCTAGCCTCGGCGCTGACCTTCTACGATGGCTATCGCAGCGCCGATCTGTCCGCCAACCTGATCCAAGCGCAGCGCGACTACTTCGGCGCTCACACCTACGAACGCACCGACCAACCGCGCGGGAAGGCATTCCACAGCGACTGGGACAGCGGCTGA
- a CDS encoding disulfide bond formation protein B, giving the protein MSQGRARIVWAALAAVSVGAVAVSLAVTEWRFLEPCHLCIFQRLLFMLLAVSTGIATLGGAHLVGRVAGALAALVAALGVGVATYQSWLQHEAVESLVSCTGGEPGPIERLVEWLGERWPTLFMPSGFCDDPGATFLGLSLANWSLIAFAACLLAAVWGIWRTLHV; this is encoded by the coding sequence ATGAGTCAAGGCCGCGCCCGGATCGTCTGGGCGGCGCTGGCCGCTGTCAGCGTTGGTGCCGTCGCGGTGAGCCTCGCGGTCACCGAGTGGCGATTCCTCGAACCCTGTCATCTCTGTATCTTCCAGCGCCTGCTTTTCATGTTGCTGGCCGTGTCGACCGGCATCGCGACCCTCGGTGGGGCTCACCTCGTCGGGCGGGTGGCCGGGGCGCTGGCAGCCCTCGTTGCGGCCCTCGGAGTCGGTGTTGCGACCTACCAGAGCTGGCTCCAGCACGAGGCCGTCGAGAGCCTCGTGTCATGCACGGGCGGCGAGCCGGGTCCGATCGAGCGACTCGTCGAGTGGCTCGGTGAACGCTGGCCAACGCTTTTCATGCCGTCTGGCTTCTGTGACGACCCGGGTGCGACATTCCTCGGCCTGAGCCTCGCCAACTGGTCCCTGATCGCCTTCGCGGCTTGTCTCCTCGCTGCCGTTTGGGGCATCTGGCGAACACTGCACGTCTGA
- the oadA gene encoding sodium-extruding oxaloacetate decarboxylase subunit alpha: MPKVNISELALRDAHQSLLATRMRLADMLPICPKLDAIGYWSLECWGGATFDACLRFLKEDPWERLRLLREALPNTRLQMLLRGQNLLGYRHYSDDVVRAFVARAAANGMDVFRIFDALNDLRNLVTAIEATKEADKHAQGTICYTLSPVHDAGGYVKMGRELAAMGCDSIAVKDMAGLLTPYAASELVKALKDAVDLPLHLHSHATAGLAEMCHLKAIEAGCEHIDTAISSMAGGTSHSPTESMVAALRETPYDTGLDLEKIQEIGIYFYQIRKRYHQFESEFTGVDTRVQVNQVPGGMISNLAHQLKEQNALDRMEEVLAEIPRVRADLGYPPLVTPTSQIVGTQAVLNVLTGKRYQTITNEVKRYLQGGYGRAPAPVDDKLQRQAIGNEELIECRPADLLHAEMERLAADIGKLATSDEDVLTYAMFPEIGHSFLEHRAAGTLEPEPLEPPSSTVDDNRTAPTEFNIGIHGETYHVKVTGAGHKEQSERHFYLAIDGIPEEVVVETLDELVLTGGGTGAAQQQKDAKGKRPKPTKEGHVTTSMPGSIVEVLVAEDDRVEAGQPLLITEAMKMETEIQAPIGGQITGVFVAKGDAVNPDEVLIEITPEA; this comes from the coding sequence ATGCCAAAGGTCAACATCAGTGAGCTTGCCCTGCGCGACGCCCACCAATCTCTCCTCGCCACCCGCATGCGTCTGGCCGACATGCTGCCGATCTGCCCCAAGCTCGACGCGATCGGCTATTGGTCGCTGGAGTGCTGGGGTGGAGCCACCTTCGATGCCTGTCTGCGTTTCTTAAAGGAGGACCCGTGGGAGCGCTTGCGACTGCTGCGCGAGGCGCTGCCGAACACGCGCCTTCAGATGCTGCTGCGCGGCCAGAACCTGCTCGGCTATCGTCACTATTCGGATGACGTCGTGCGGGCCTTCGTCGCGCGCGCGGCGGCCAACGGCATGGATGTCTTCCGCATCTTCGATGCGCTCAACGACCTGCGCAACCTGGTCACCGCGATCGAGGCGACGAAGGAGGCCGACAAGCATGCGCAGGGCACGATTTGCTACACCTTGAGCCCGGTTCACGACGCCGGCGGCTACGTCAAGATGGGCCGTGAGTTGGCGGCGATGGGCTGCGATTCGATCGCCGTCAAGGACATGGCTGGACTGCTTACGCCCTATGCCGCGAGCGAGTTGGTCAAGGCGCTGAAGGACGCCGTCGACCTGCCGCTGCACCTGCACTCCCACGCGACCGCCGGGCTCGCCGAAATGTGCCATCTCAAGGCCATCGAGGCCGGCTGCGAACACATCGACACGGCCATCTCCTCGATGGCCGGCGGGACCTCGCACTCCCCGACCGAGAGCATGGTCGCGGCCCTGCGCGAGACCCCCTACGACACCGGCCTCGACCTCGAGAAGATCCAGGAGATCGGGATCTACTTCTATCAGATCCGTAAGCGATACCATCAATTCGAGAGCGAGTTCACCGGGGTCGACACCCGCGTCCAGGTCAACCAGGTTCCCGGGGGCATGATCTCCAACCTGGCCCATCAGCTGAAGGAGCAGAACGCGCTCGACCGCATGGAAGAAGTCCTGGCCGAGATCCCGCGGGTTCGCGCCGACCTCGGCTACCCACCGCTGGTCACCCCCACCTCGCAGATCGTCGGCACTCAGGCCGTGCTCAATGTGTTGACCGGTAAGCGCTATCAGACCATCACCAACGAGGTCAAACGCTACCTCCAGGGCGGCTATGGGCGCGCCCCGGCCCCGGTCGACGACAAACTCCAGCGCCAGGCCATCGGCAACGAGGAGCTGATCGAATGCCGCCCGGCAGACCTCCTCCATGCGGAGATGGAAAGGCTCGCCGCCGACATCGGCAAACTGGCGACCAGCGACGAGGACGTCTTGACCTACGCGATGTTCCCTGAGATCGGCCACTCGTTTTTGGAGCACCGTGCCGCCGGTACGCTGGAGCCCGAGCCACTGGAGCCGCCATCGAGTACGGTCGACGACAACCGCACGGCCCCGACCGAATTCAACATCGGGATCCATGGCGAGACCTATCACGTCAAGGTCACAGGTGCCGGCCACAAGGAGCAGTCCGAGCGCCACTTCTATCTGGCGATCGACGGGATTCCTGAGGAGGTCGTCGTCGAGACCCTCGACGAATTGGTCCTGACCGGCGGCGGGACCGGCGCGGCCCAACAACAGAAGGACGCGAAAGGCAAACGACCGAAACCGACGAAGGAAGGACACGTTACGACCTCGATGCCCGGCAGCATCGTCGAGGTCCTGGTCGCGGAGGACGATCGGGTCGAGGCCGGCCAGCCGCTGCTGATCACGGAGGCGATGAAGATGGAAACCGAGATCCAGGCACCGATCGGCGGTCAGATCACCGGCGTGTTCGTTGCCAAGGGCGATGCGGTGAATCCCGACGAGGTCCTCATCGAGATCACTCCCGAGGCTTGA
- a CDS encoding rhodanese-like domain-containing protein — MSGLLKKLFWWVPFGQVPELAPAALQAELAGAERPFLLDVRTAAEWRQDHIEGAVNLPVTELMGGLPTLGLDPRKPVVAICRSAHRSIGAVRLLELKGFTAVRQLQGGMLAWQQAGLPVVSAA; from the coding sequence ATGAGCGGTCTGCTCAAAAAGCTGTTTTGGTGGGTGCCTTTCGGACAGGTGCCGGAGCTCGCGCCGGCGGCGCTTCAGGCCGAGCTGGCGGGCGCCGAGCGGCCCTTTCTGCTGGATGTGCGCACCGCGGCGGAATGGCGCCAAGACCATATCGAGGGGGCCGTAAATCTACCGGTGACCGAACTCATGGGGGGGTTGCCGACACTCGGGCTGGACCCACGGAAACCGGTCGTGGCGATCTGCCGCTCGGCTCACCGCAGCATCGGCGCCGTGCGGTTACTCGAACTGAAAGGTTTCACGGCGGTGCGGCAGCTGCAAGGCGGGATGCTGGCCTGGCAACAGGCCGGCCTGCCGGTCGTGAGCGCAGCCTAG
- a CDS encoding redoxin domain-containing protein encodes MRHKFDRPSLKTLNVHNALIAVALTAGAALAGPAIGEPAPDFAGEDIAGQSWNLARLKGRPVVLEWLSTACPYVRKHYASGNIPSLQHEAKTAGAVWLSVVPTGRHAPLGREDTGVGAAGWLQEAAPTATLIDRSGELTRAYRPRTTPHFYLIDAVGVLVYKGAADDRATTDPADLAGANHHLRSALSDLMAGRRVAEPVVRPYGSPIRYWA; translated from the coding sequence ATGCGGCACAAGTTTGACCGCCCTTCGTTGAAGACCCTCAATGTCCATAATGCGTTGATCGCGGTTGCCTTGACTGCGGGGGCGGCGCTGGCCGGACCTGCAATTGGCGAGCCGGCCCCGGATTTCGCCGGCGAGGATATCGCCGGTCAGTCCTGGAACCTGGCGCGGCTCAAGGGTCGTCCGGTTGTCCTGGAATGGCTGAGCACGGCTTGTCCTTATGTCCGAAAACACTATGCGAGCGGCAACATTCCCAGCTTGCAGCATGAGGCGAAGACGGCCGGCGCCGTCTGGCTGTCGGTCGTCCCGACCGGGCGCCACGCACCGCTTGGTCGCGAGGATACCGGGGTGGGTGCTGCCGGCTGGCTTCAAGAAGCGGCCCCGACCGCGACGCTGATCGATCGCAGCGGCGAGCTGACGCGGGCTTATCGCCCAAGGACCACCCCGCATTTTTACCTCATCGATGCGGTCGGCGTTCTCGTCTACAAGGGCGCTGCGGACGATCGAGCGACGACGGATCCGGCCGATTTGGCCGGGGCGAACCACCATCTGCGTTCGGCCCTATCGGATCTGATGGCCGGGCGCCGGGTTGCCGAGCCCGTAGTCCGGCCCTATGGCAGCCCGATTCGGTACTGGGCCTGA